CACCTGGCGGGCACCAATTTACGGGCAGGAGCGGCTTAAGGTGGGGATGGCACCAATTCCGGTTGCGGGAAACCCGGCGGCAATAATCTATGGCACCAATATCGGGATGTTCAGGAAGGCAACAAAGGAGGAAAAGGAGGCTGCCTGGAGGTTTATTAAGTGGTTTATCTCGCCAGAAAGGCAGGTGGAATGGTCGCTTGGAACCTGGTATGTGCCAATTTACCGGCGCTGCCTTAATGACCCGCGGTTGCAGAGGCGGTTTGAGGAGACACCGGGTCTATTTGCCGCTTACAAGCAGATGGAATACGGGGTTTTTGAGCCGCGCGGCTTGAAATGGCTGGCAGGGAGAAAGGCTTTAGTTGAGGAGTTGGAGGCGGCAACCCTCGGATATAAAACTCCAAAACAGGCGCTTCAGGATGCGGCTGACCGTTACCGGCGCCAGCCCTTGCCTGTCTTCGGATATTCAACCCGTTCCAAGATTAAACCCTGAGCCGGTGCCGAGGTAAATGGTTTGCCCTTTTTGCCGGCAAGGGAGGCACGGATATCATTTACCGTGATTCTGCCCGTGGCATAGGCAACAAGCGCACCAACAATCCGCCGCACCATCTTGTAAAGGAAGCGGTCGCCGGTGATTTTTATCAGAATCTCATCACCCTTTTTTGTAATATGAATTGACCTGATGGTGCAGATGCCATTTCCGGACCGAATTGCGCAGAAGGGGTTGAAGTCCTTTTTACCTAAAAACAGTTTCGCCCCTTTTTCAAGCCTTTTGATGTCAAGAGGCGGGAAGACCTCCCAGGCAAACCGGCTCCTTAAAGGGGAGCGGTTGCAGATTATGGAATAGGTGTAGGTCTTGGTGATGGCGCTGTAGCGGGCATGGAAGTCGTCACTGACCACCTCAGCCGATTTCACAAAGATGTCTGAAGGTAGATAAAAGTTGAGCGCGGCGGCGATCCTTGCTGGTGACAGGCGGTCAGGGCAGTGGCAGTTGGCAACATAGTTCCGGGCTGAGACACCGGCGTCGGTTCTGCCACAACCATAAACGGTGATATCCTGCCCGAAGATTTTTTTCAGGCTCGCTTCCAAAAGTCCCTGAATTGTCTTTTGCTTTGGTTGAATCTGCCAGCCGGCGTAATTTGTGCCGTCAAACTCAATTGTCAGACGGATGTTGGGCATCAGGTGATGATGGTAAAGATTAAAAAAAGTGCGGCGGGCAAAAGAAGGGCAAGGTCAATGGGGCGGAATCTTAGCCCTTGGTTTTTGATTCTTGGTTGTTGGTTTGGACAACCCTGGACATCCAACCCCGAACTGCAAACTATCTTTATTCTGTTTTCTGCTGCGGCGATGCGCTCAGCAATTGCCTCAGGCAGATTGCGAAAGCCTTTGACCGGAAGAGAAGCAAAATCGGGCAGAAGCGTTAGGGTCATTGTCACGGTTTCGCTCCATTCCTTTTCCGGGAGGTGCAGAAATCTGAATATGCTGCGAAACAGGGCGATCATTTCATCGAGTGGTGCGGACTGGAACAACACCGTCACCAAGAGGAAGGTCCAGAGGAGGCGGAGAGAAAGGTCAAGACCAACAACTGCCCCATTAATGGTTAACCCGAATTTTCCGTTCCAATCCCTTAAGAGGCTGTTGACGATGATGAGTCCTGGTGTGAGATAGATAACCCCCCTTGCTGAGCGCAATATGTTTTTCCGTCGGTCCCCGAGTAGCCAAAAGAGAATGATAAGTAATACCCCAAACACCGCTTCAATTGTTTTGTTTATTGTGAAGAAAGAAGGGAGGCAAAGGAGGGCGGCAGAGATTCTGGCACCGATGCTGAAACTCGACCGGTTCAGGCTTTGCGTTTTTTCAGGCACTTGATACACAACCGGGCGTAGGGGACGACCTCAAGTCGGGCGAGGGGAATCGGCTCGCCGCATTCCTCGCATAACCCATAGGTGCCGGTGGCAATGCGGTTAAGTGCCTCATCAATTTCCCTCAATGCCTCGGATTCGATTGATTTCAGTTGTGAGGCAAATTCCCGTTGATAATTTTCCGTGCCTTGGTCAGCGATATGGGTGCGATGGCTGGATAGGTCGCCAGTTGCTCTGGGTGTATCCATCACCTCGTTGGTGAAATTGCTTTGCCGGAGGATGCGCTGTTTTTCTTTTAGGAGGAGCTGTTCCAGCCGGAGGAGCTCCTTTTTAGTGAGCGGCACCCGCGGGCCGGTCTTTTCTTTCTTAGGCATTATGTTCTCCTTAACGCCACCTGAACTCGTTGGTGGTTAATTTCAAATTCGCCCTGAATCTCGGCGTCGGTCAGGGGCTCAAATTTAATATCAAGGGCAAGGGTTTCTTGGCGAATATAATCAGAAAACATCTTGATAGCGGCTGTTAAGCGCTCGTTTCCTGAAAGGGCAAGGATGATGCGGTCGGTAACATTGAAGCCGGCGTTTTTGCGCAGAATCTGGACCCGGCGGACGAGTTCGCGGGCAAGACCCTCATACTCAAGTTCTGGTGTTAATGTTCTGTCAAGCGCCACAGTAAAATCGTTATTTTCCTGCGTTATCGTTCCGGATGGGACAGGTGCATTTGGTTCTAATATCAGGACCTCCCGGATATTAAGTTCGTCTTTGATGATGTCTAAATATGGCTGGAGCCGGTGCTTCAATTCCGAATCCTTCAGGCTGACGAACATTCGCGGCAAAGGCTGACGCACCTTGATTTGTGCCTTTTCTCGAGCGGCGTGTCCGAGCGAGACAATGTTGCGGATGGCATTCATTTCCTGCTCAAGTACGGGGTTGACCATATCTGGGTTTGGTTCAGGATAGAAGCAGAGATGGACGCTTTCTGGTGCCTGGGTGTCACAGCTACGTACTAAGTTCTGGTAGATATCTTCGGTGAGAAAGGGCATAAAGGGGGCAATCAGTTTCACAATGGTTACGAGGGAGGTGTAAAGGGTATAATAGGCGGCTCTTTTGTCCTTGTCTTCTGCCGACTTCCAGAACCGGCGCCGGTTGCGGCGCACATACCAGGTGGACAGGTCATCAATGAACTCCTCGGTTGCCAACGCCACGGCGGTACAATCATAGTCATCGAGTCTTTTTCTCGCAAGGGCAACAAGGGAGTTGAGGCGGGAAAGAATCCAACGGTCAAAGAGTGTCAGGTCCTCCGATTTCACATCAAGGCGGGTGGGGTTAATGTTATCAATGTTAGCATAGGTAATGAAGAAAGAGTACACATTCCAGAGCGTCAGGAGTTTACGCTTGACCTCGTTCCCAACCTTGAAGCCGAAAAGAAGGTTCTGGGTCGGGTTGTGGCGACAGAAGACCCAGCGCATCACATCTGCCCCCATCTTTGCAACCGCCTCCTCCACCTCAATCGCATTACCCCAGGATTTGTGCATCTCCCTGCCATCCTCTGCTTTCATCGTCGCGTAACCTAATACGGTACGGAAGGGCGCACATTTTTCCAAAACGGTGCTCATCGCCAGGATGGCATAGAACCAGTTGCGAAACTGACCAGGAAATGACTCGGTGATAAAGTCAAAGGGAAACCATTCCTGCCAGTACTGTCGGTTGGTGAGATAGTGGGTAGTAGAGAAAGGGACGATGCCGGCATCAAGCCAGGGGTTACCAACATCCTTAATCCTTTGAACCACACTGCCGCAATTCTGGCAGCGAATCTTCACCTCATCAATCCAGGGACGATGGGGGGTGTGTCCATAAAATCTTTCCCAGCCTTCAACCGCCCGCTGT
This genomic stretch from candidate division WOR-3 bacterium harbors:
- a CDS encoding extracellular solute-binding protein; this encodes TWRAPIYGQERLKVGMAPIPVAGNPAAIIYGTNIGMFRKATKEEKEAAWRFIKWFISPERQVEWSLGTWYVPIYRRCLNDPRLQRRFEETPGLFAAYKQMEYGVFEPRGLKWLAGRKALVEELEAATLGYKTPKQALQDAADRYRRQPLPVFGYSTRSKIKP
- the ileS gene encoding isoleucine--tRNA ligase, producing the protein MIFKPVPPQPDYQDIHRRILSFWKEGRHFYRLMERNRGGPKFRFLDGPITANGPMGVHHAWGRTYKDLFQRYKAMLGFDQRFQNGFDCQGLWVEVEVEKELGFRSKRDIERFGIDRFVELCKERVLRFSKVQTEQSILIGQWMDWDNSYYTMSEENNYSIWYFLKKCHERGLIYEGTDVMPWCARCGTAISDMEIATEGYRELTHPAVFVRFPVIGKKGEYLLVWTTTPWTLTANTGAAVHPDLTYIRAKKGDGEVYILAKDLLKVLGPNVEIINEFPGSELVGLKYQGPFDELPVQNGVEHRVVSWKDVSASEGTGIVHIAPGCGKEDFILGKEKGLAVIAPLLEDGTFKEGFDWLTGKSTAAVTQPIFENLQAKGLLFKVENYTHRYPVCWRCGEELVFRLVDEWFIAMDPLREEIMNSAKQVRWIPEFGLERELDWLRNMSDWCISKKRYWGLALPIYKCTCGWFDVIGSQEELKQRAVEGWERFYGHTPHRPWIDEVKIRCQNCGSVVQRIKDVGNPWLDAGIVPFSTTHYLTNRQYWQEWFPFDFITESFPGQFRNWFYAILAMSTVLEKCAPFRTVLGYATMKAEDGREMHKSWGNAIEVEEAVAKMGADVMRWVFCRHNPTQNLLFGFKVGNEVKRKLLTLWNVYSFFITYANIDNINPTRLDVKSEDLTLFDRWILSRLNSLVALARKRLDDYDCTAVALATEEFIDDLSTWYVRRNRRRFWKSAEDKDKRAAYYTLYTSLVTIVKLIAPFMPFLTEDIYQNLVRSCDTQAPESVHLCFYPEPNPDMVNPVLEQEMNAIRNIVSLGHAAREKAQIKVRQPLPRMFVSLKDSELKHRLQPYLDIIKDELNIREVLILEPNAPVPSGTITQENNDFTVALDRTLTPELEYEGLARELVRRVQILRKNAGFNVTDRIILALSGNERLTAAIKMFSDYIRQETLALDIKFEPLTDAEIQGEFEINHQRVQVALRRT
- the truA gene encoding tRNA pseudouridine(38-40) synthase TruA; translated protein: MPNIRLTIEFDGTNYAGWQIQPKQKTIQGLLEASLKKIFGQDITVYGCGRTDAGVSARNYVANCHCPDRLSPARIAAALNFYLPSDIFVKSAEVVSDDFHARYSAITKTYTYSIICNRSPLRSRFAWEVFPPLDIKRLEKGAKLFLGKKDFNPFCAIRSGNGICTIRSIHITKKGDEILIKITGDRFLYKMVRRIVGALVAYATGRITVNDIRASLAGKKGKPFTSAPAQGLILERVEYPKTGKGWRR
- a CDS encoding TraR/DksA C4-type zinc finger protein — its product is MPKKEKTGPRVPLTKKELLRLEQLLLKEKQRILRQSNFTNEVMDTPRATGDLSSHRTHIADQGTENYQREFASQLKSIESEALREIDEALNRIATGTYGLCEECGEPIPLARLEVVPYARLCIKCLKKRKA